From Passer domesticus isolate bPasDom1 chromosome 8, bPasDom1.hap1, whole genome shotgun sequence, a single genomic window includes:
- the LRRC18 gene encoding leucine-rich repeat-containing protein 18, with translation MPKAKGPQGKRITLKVAKNSVRVLFNGRRRLELSKMGIAVFPKCLLELADVEEIDLSRNMLRKIPNIIEKFQNLMWLDLHSNQIDELPAAIGTLRNLTYLNLCNNKLTTKGLPEELTLLKNLRTLNLGLNCLETIPTTLGSLKELIELGLFDNSLTIIPKSVKKLPKLERLNVKRNPLPEFAKEDEPIDTIKRIESLYLVEKKDLCNSCVQTCQGERDELHKLEDMTPGPSDKPSFPSLTTPNSTAIDNQEEWRMKDDNP, from the coding sequence ATGCCCAAGGCAAAAGGTCCACAAGGGAAAAGGATCACCTTGAAAGTGGCCAAAAATTCAGTCCGGGTACTTTTTAATGGAAGGCGCCGTCTTGAGTTAAGCAAAATGGGCATTGCCGTCTTCCCCAAGTGCCTTCTGGAGCTGGCTGATGTAGAGGAAATTGATTTGAGCAGAAACATGTTAAGAAAGATTCCAAACATCATTGAGAAGTTCCAGAATCTGATGTGGCTGGACCTGCACAGTAATCAGATTGATGAGCTGCCCGCAGCAATAGGCACGCTTCGCAACCTTACTTACCTGAATTTATGCAACAACAAGTTGACCACAAAAGGTCTGCCAGAAGAGTTGACCCTTCTCAAGAACCTGCGTACTCTCAACCTTGGCTTAAACTGTCTTGAGACTATTCCCACCACTCTTGGCTCCCTGAAGGAGCTTATTGAGCTAGGTCTCTTTGACAACTCTTTGACCATCATCCCAAAGAGTGTGAAAAAGCTCCCCAAGCTTGAGAGGCTGAATGTAAAAAGAAACCCTTTACCAGAATTTGCAAAGGAAGATGAGCCAATTGACACCATTAAACGCATAGAATCGCTTTACTTAGTAGAAAAGAAAGACCTGTGCAATTCCTGCGTGCAGACATGTCAGGGTGAGAGGGACGAACTGCACAAGTTAGAGGACATGACACCCGGCCCCTCAGATAAGCCAAGTTTCCCTTCACTCACTACACCCAATTCCACTGCAATAGATAACCAAGAAGAATGGAGAATGAAAGATGACAATCCTTGA